GGCGCCGGCTCACCCGCCGAGATCAACCTGCACGCGAGCGACTACGTGAACATGCGCACCGCCCGCGAGGTGGAGGCGGCCTGCCTGCTCGTCACCGACATCGACCGCGGTGGCGCGTTCGCACACCTGTACGGCACGCACCAGCTGCTGCCGGTGGACGAGCGCGCGCTGATCCGCGGCTTCGTGCTCAACCGCTTCCGGGGCGATGCCGCGTTGCTGGCGCCGGGCCCGGAACAGCTGCGCGATCTCACCGGCGTGCCCACGGTCGCGGTGCTGCCGATGTGGCGCGGCCACGGCCTGCCGGAGGAGGACGGGGTGTTCGACGACTCGCCGTCGGGTGGCACCGGGCGGCGCATCGCGATCGTCGCGTACCCGCGCCTCAGCAACCTCGACGAGTTCCAGCCGCTGAGGGGCTTGCCCGGCGTGCGGCTCACGTGGGCGCGGTCGCCCGCGGACCTGGCCGGGGCGGACTGGATCGTGCTGCCCGGCTCGAAGCACACGAGTTCCGACCTCGCGTGGCTCCGCGCGCAGGGCCTCGCCCCGGCCATCATGGCCCACGCCCATGCGGGCCGGCCCGTGCTGGGCGTCTGCGGCGGATTGCAGATGCTGGGCGACGCGCTGGTCGATCCCGACGGGGTCGATGGCAACGCAGCGGGCCTGGGCCTGCTGCCGCTCACCACCACCTTCGCCCGCGACAAGCTGCTGCGCCACACCGCGGGCCGCTTCGGTGCGCTCGACGCGCCGTGGCAGGCGCTGTCGGACGTGGCCGTGGACGGCTACGAGATCCGCCACGGCCGCACCGTGCCCACGCCGGGTGGCGCGGGCGTGCGTGCCGTGCTGGGCAACGCCGACGGCGAACCCATCGCGTGGCAGGCCGGCCACGTGTTCGGCACGTACACCCACGGCCTCTTCGAATCGCCGGCCGTGATGCACGCACTGTTCGGCGCGGCCGCGCGCCCGCTGCCCGAGGTCTTCGACGGCCTCGCCGATTTCATCGACACCCATTTCGATCGTGGCGTGCTGTCGCGCCTGCTCGACCCTTCGCACTGACATGGCCTTCCCCGTCCCCCCGATCCCGACCACCCACGACGCGGCGCTGCTGCAACGCCTGCGCCACCGCATCGACCGCAAGACGAAGCCGCTCGGCGCGCTCGGCCGGCTCGAATCGCTCGCGCTGCAGGTCGGCCTCGTGCTGGACACCGACCGGCCGGTGCTGGCGGCGCCGCAGCTGGTGGTGTTCGCGGGCGACCATGGCATCGCGGCGCGCGGCGTGTCCGCGTACCCCACGGACGTCACGTGGCAGATGGTCGAGAATTTCCTGGCCGGCGGTGCGGCGGTCAGCGTGCTGGCCCGACAGCACGGGCTCGCGCTCACCGTGGTGGACGCGGGCGTGAACCACATGTTCGCGCCGCGCGCCGGCCTGCTGGACCGCAAGGTGGCGCCGGGCACCGCCGACATGCTCGACGGTCCGGCGATGACCGCGGCCCAGCTCGACCAGGCACTGCAGTCGGGCGCGGACGTGGTGCGCGGCCTGCCGGGCAACGCGGTGCTGCTGGGCGAGATGGGCATCGGCAACACGTCGAGCGCTTCGCTGCTGCTGGCGCTGCTGTCCGGCGAACCCCTCGACGAGTGCATCGGCCGGGGCACGGGTCTCGACGATGCCGGGCTCGCGCGCAAGCGGGCGCTGCTGGGCAAGGTGATGGACCGCCACCGTGCCACGGCCGCGTCGCCGCGCGAGCTGATGGCCGCGGTGGGCGGCTTCGAGATCGCGATGATCGCGGGTGCGGCGCTGCAGGCGGCGTCCGAGCGGCGGCTCGTCGTGGTCGACGGCTTCATCGCCGGCGCGGCGGTGCTGTGGGCCTCGCGGCTCGCGCCGGCGCTGCTGTCCTCG
This genomic stretch from Piscinibacter gummiphilus harbors:
- a CDS encoding cobyric acid synthase; translated protein: MTARAVMVLGTTSGAGKSWLATALCRWYARQGLKVAPFKAQNMSNNARVVPGLDGRAGEIGSAQYFQALAAGRSPDVRMNPVLLKPERDTASQVVVMGQVRPDLAAVPWRERSEALWPFAREGLHALMAGHDVVVIEGAGSPAEINLHASDYVNMRTAREVEAACLLVTDIDRGGAFAHLYGTHQLLPVDERALIRGFVLNRFRGDAALLAPGPEQLRDLTGVPTVAVLPMWRGHGLPEEDGVFDDSPSGGTGRRIAIVAYPRLSNLDEFQPLRGLPGVRLTWARSPADLAGADWIVLPGSKHTSSDLAWLRAQGLAPAIMAHAHAGRPVLGVCGGLQMLGDALVDPDGVDGNAAGLGLLPLTTTFARDKLLRHTAGRFGALDAPWQALSDVAVDGYEIRHGRTVPTPGGAGVRAVLGNADGEPIAWQAGHVFGTYTHGLFESPAVMHALFGAAARPLPEVFDGLADFIDTHFDRGVLSRLLDPSH
- the cobT gene encoding nicotinate-nucleotide--dimethylbenzimidazole phosphoribosyltransferase, with amino-acid sequence MAFPVPPIPTTHDAALLQRLRHRIDRKTKPLGALGRLESLALQVGLVLDTDRPVLAAPQLVVFAGDHGIAARGVSAYPTDVTWQMVENFLAGGAAVSVLARQHGLALTVVDAGVNHMFAPRAGLLDRKVAPGTADMLDGPAMTAAQLDQALQSGADVVRGLPGNAVLLGEMGIGNTSSASLLLALLSGEPLDECIGRGTGLDDAGLARKRALLGKVMDRHRATAASPRELMAAVGGFEIAMIAGAALQAASERRLVVVDGFIAGAAVLWASRLAPALLSSCVWAHSSAEAGHRLMTRHLDVVPLLDLGLRLGEGSGAALAWPLVESSVRLLAEMASFESAGVSDKSADKGAGA